Proteins encoded by one window of Desulfonatronum sp. SC1:
- a CDS encoding glycosyltransferase family 2 protein codes for MHQAHPMLTHNKPFWNMLPEPLQDNLLLGSVGKLHLVTMAEQALDQAVSGTSPAQASFCVSLGLDMLLAAWEEDPLDGQLAGQLLMLQEKIPGLPEHLIPIFRYVAKMWRPPEQNAYYARLVQRRETHKTCRYLEQMLEKDPENLYWWQQALSVGPFEQEWEWTTHCMDRHWPAAMPLLGQRIRAELRMSQGLPVTNRMLDTAQEIAMSAACGQRLLGDLAYTEGNREQAFHHWRQTLRLRPWQTGLILKMHDTLLGVDQQRTIPPGKTMVLLYSYNKGEELAVTLDSLHASKLHGATVAVLDNASTDQTPDLLRSWQDRLGPQRFQVISLPVNIGAPAARNWLMHLPECGQADWLVYLDDDVSLPEDWLERLGAAREVYPEAGVWGCKVVDFHNPASIQSADLHVRELKPADRPDVSENWTSFRLSNLHHQILDQGQFSYLRPCSSVTGCCHLFARDVLLECGDFDLRFSPSQFDDLDHDLRLCLNGRPAVYTGHLEIGHLKRTGRATLNNAQQYGSAMANEYKLHHNYAPEQVERIATLDRDVTRRDLLAKVRAMAEHGDLQEWM; via the coding sequence ATGCACCAGGCACACCCCATGCTGACCCATAACAAACCTTTCTGGAACATGCTGCCCGAACCACTCCAAGACAACCTCTTGCTGGGCAGCGTGGGCAAGCTCCACCTGGTCACCATGGCCGAGCAGGCCCTGGATCAAGCAGTTTCCGGAACGTCCCCGGCCCAGGCCTCGTTTTGCGTTTCGCTGGGATTGGACATGCTCTTGGCGGCTTGGGAGGAGGATCCGCTGGATGGGCAACTTGCCGGGCAGTTGTTGATGCTCCAGGAAAAAATACCCGGCCTCCCCGAACATTTAATTCCCATATTCCGCTATGTGGCCAAAATGTGGCGACCACCGGAACAGAACGCCTATTATGCGCGCTTGGTCCAGCGCCGGGAAACACATAAAACATGCCGTTATCTGGAACAGATGCTCGAAAAGGATCCAGAGAACCTCTACTGGTGGCAGCAAGCGCTCTCGGTGGGGCCCTTTGAGCAGGAATGGGAGTGGACGACGCACTGCATGGACCGGCACTGGCCCGCGGCCATGCCGTTGCTGGGCCAACGCATCCGGGCCGAGCTGCGCATGTCGCAGGGGCTTCCGGTTACGAACCGGATGCTGGACACGGCTCAGGAAATTGCCATGTCCGCGGCCTGTGGGCAGCGATTGTTGGGCGACCTGGCCTATACCGAGGGCAACCGGGAACAAGCCTTCCATCACTGGCGGCAAACCCTGCGTCTGCGTCCATGGCAGACCGGCCTGATCTTGAAGATGCATGACACCTTGCTGGGCGTGGATCAGCAACGGACGATCCCACCGGGCAAAACCATGGTTCTGCTCTATTCCTACAACAAGGGCGAGGAGTTGGCCGTGACCCTGGACAGCCTCCATGCCTCCAAACTGCACGGCGCCACGGTGGCGGTTCTGGACAACGCCAGTACGGATCAGACGCCGGATCTGCTCCGAAGCTGGCAGGACCGACTCGGCCCGCAGCGCTTTCAGGTGATCTCCCTGCCCGTAAACATCGGCGCACCAGCGGCCCGGAACTGGTTGATGCATCTGCCGGAGTGCGGCCAAGCGGACTGGCTGGTCTATCTGGACGACGACGTCAGCTTGCCCGAGGATTGGCTGGAACGACTAGGCGCGGCTCGCGAGGTCTACCCCGAAGCCGGGGTCTGGGGCTGCAAGGTGGTGGACTTTCACAACCCGGCCTCCATCCAGAGCGCGGATCTGCACGTACGCGAATTAAAGCCCGCGGACCGCCCGGACGTCTCGGAAAACTGGACCTCCTTCAGGCTGTCCAACCTGCATCATCAGATTCTGGACCAGGGTCAGTTCAGCTACCTGCGGCCCTGCTCCTCGGTCACCGGCTGCTGCCACCTCTTTGCCCGGGACGTGTTGCTGGAATGCGGTGACTTTGATCTGCGCTTTTCGCCATCCCAATTCGACGACCTGGACCACGACCTGCGGCTGTGCCTGAACGGCCGCCCGGCAGTCTATACCGGCCACCTCGAAATCGGACACCTGAAACGCACCGGACGGGCGACCCTGAACAACGCCCAGCAATATGGCAGCGCCATGGCCAACGAGTATAAACTGCACCACAACTATGCTCCAGAACAGGTGGAGCGGATCGCGACCCTGGACCGGGACGTCACCAGGCGAGACCTGCTGGCCAAGGTCCGGGCCATGGCCGAACACGGTGACCTGCAAGAATGGATGTGA
- a CDS encoding glycosyltransferase family 2 protein, with translation MNAAPLLSIIIPVRDQWPLTRQCLHSLRAATSGDFFEVIMVDNASRDATLEACSPLGHELFGERFAVLRQETNLGFGPACNLAAHTAQGELLFFLNNDTVPKPGWFEPLHGALTAEPDLGAAGPLLVYPSPEQSTEQSTDTDGTPQTKSECSQTQHLGIAFCLQKRPHHLYEHFPARHPLVRKKRRVLALTGAALLLPRTLFLTLGGFFPGYINGYEDLELCARIRQQGLALRCVPKSTIIHYTSQTPGRFDHDQANAGLLHERCAALITPDLHRHLAQDGLKLSLTPWLLPHAAQQDEDFDRLAPLAQSPLPVLLDLLEAHPLWQDGYEAAGRLLQEKAAWYQTLKIRLRQANLCPSLAAYTHLLRAALKCGQKNLAAETQNKIAVINRILAAPHPLRRKAAHLANQARMLGEEDMERLYREAYTPDHC, from the coding sequence ATGAACGCTGCTCCGCTCTTGTCCATCATCATCCCGGTCCGTGACCAGTGGCCCCTGACCCGGCAATGCCTGCACAGCCTGCGGGCCGCCACTTCCGGGGACTTCTTCGAAGTGATCATGGTGGACAACGCCTCACGAGACGCCACTCTGGAGGCCTGCTCTCCCTTGGGTCACGAGCTGTTCGGGGAACGATTCGCGGTCCTGCGCCAGGAGACGAACCTGGGCTTCGGACCGGCCTGCAATTTGGCCGCGCACACGGCCCAGGGAGAGCTGCTGTTCTTTCTGAACAACGACACCGTGCCCAAACCGGGCTGGTTCGAGCCGCTGCACGGCGCCTTGACCGCGGAGCCGGATCTGGGCGCGGCAGGGCCGCTACTGGTCTATCCCAGCCCCGAACAGAGCACGGAACAGAGCACGGACACGGATGGAACGCCGCAAACAAAGTCAGAATGCTCACAAACCCAACATCTGGGGATCGCGTTTTGCCTGCAAAAGCGCCCCCACCATCTCTATGAACACTTTCCCGCCAGACATCCACTGGTCAGAAAAAAACGCCGCGTCCTGGCCTTGACCGGGGCCGCTCTGCTCCTGCCGCGCACCCTGTTTCTGACCCTTGGCGGTTTTTTCCCAGGCTACATCAACGGTTACGAAGACCTGGAGCTCTGCGCCCGCATCCGTCAGCAGGGCCTGGCCCTGCGGTGCGTACCGAAAAGTACGATCATCCACTACACCAGCCAGACCCCCGGCCGCTTTGACCACGATCAGGCCAACGCCGGACTGCTCCACGAACGCTGCGCCGCGCTGATCACCCCGGACCTGCACCGCCACCTCGCCCAGGACGGTCTGAAACTGTCCCTGACCCCCTGGCTGCTGCCCCATGCGGCCCAGCAGGACGAGGACTTCGACCGCCTCGCACCCCTCGCCCAGTCCCCCTTGCCCGTTCTGCTCGACCTGTTGGAAGCCCATCCGCTCTGGCAAGATGGATACGAGGCCGCGGGTCGTCTGCTGCAAGAAAAGGCCGCCTGGTACCAGACCCTGAAGATTCGCCTGCGTCAAGCCAACCTCTGCCCTTCCCTCGCCGCCTACACGCACCTGCTGCGGGCCGCGCTGAAATGCGGTCAAAAGAACCTGGCCGCTGAAACGCAAAACAAAATCGCCGTCATCAACCGCATCCTCGCCGCCCCCCACCCCCTGCGCCGAAAAGCCGCGCATTTGGCGAATCAGGCCCGAATGTTGGGGGAGGAAGATATGGAACGCCTGTATCGCGAGGCTTATACGCCAGATCATTGTTGA
- a CDS encoding NAD(P)/FAD-dependent oxidoreductase gives MPTHHVAHLIIGAGPTGLGAAQRLRELDVTDYLILEKNAHPGGLSASFRDDQGFTWDIGGHVVFSHYDYFDRLLEDLLGQDYLEHQRKAMIRIAETWVPYPFQNNIRHLPPDLQWQCIEGLLDLHEQKPNSGNPAHFRDWIHQVFGPGIADLFLFPYNFKVWAYPPETMAWNWIGERVSVVDLRRVLKNIVFQRDDVSWGPNNLFRFPLHGGTGEIFTRLARRHAEHLRLNAAVDRIDATARMVTFADGTTITYDALLNTAPLDWLILTALSTGSAPPEPIRAAARNLKHNGVHILGVGLEGTRADDTCWMYFPEFSNPFYRVTNFHNYSPNNTARPGEQRALMAEVSFSGHKPVDSAALLPDAVSGLKDVELMQADDARRIVSTWEHVADYGYPIPCLERDASLNVIQPWLESLGIFSRGRFGGWKYEVGNMDHSVMQGVEWAERMVLGHAETTYILPT, from the coding sequence ATGCCCACCCACCATGTTGCCCATCTGATCATCGGCGCCGGCCCCACCGGCCTGGGCGCAGCCCAGCGTCTGCGCGAACTGGACGTCACGGACTACCTGATCCTGGAAAAAAACGCCCACCCCGGTGGCCTTTCCGCCAGCTTCCGTGACGACCAGGGCTTCACCTGGGACATTGGCGGCCATGTGGTCTTTTCACATTACGACTATTTTGACCGCCTGCTGGAGGACCTGCTCGGCCAAGATTACCTGGAGCACCAGCGCAAGGCCATGATCCGCATCGCCGAAACCTGGGTTCCCTACCCGTTCCAGAACAACATCCGCCACCTGCCGCCGGACCTGCAATGGCAATGCATCGAAGGTCTGCTCGATCTGCATGAGCAAAAACCGAATTCCGGGAATCCCGCCCATTTCCGCGACTGGATCCACCAGGTCTTCGGCCCGGGCATCGCCGATCTGTTCCTCTTTCCCTACAATTTCAAGGTTTGGGCGTATCCGCCGGAGACCATGGCCTGGAACTGGATCGGCGAGCGGGTCAGCGTGGTGGATCTACGGCGCGTTCTGAAGAACATTGTCTTTCAGCGGGACGACGTGTCCTGGGGACCGAACAACCTGTTTCGTTTTCCGCTGCACGGCGGCACCGGAGAAATTTTCACCCGCCTGGCAAGACGGCATGCGGAACACCTCCGCCTCAACGCGGCAGTCGATCGGATCGATGCCACGGCCAGGATGGTCACCTTCGCCGACGGAACCACCATCACCTACGACGCCCTGCTGAACACCGCCCCCCTGGACTGGCTGATCCTGACCGCCCTGAGCACCGGAAGCGCCCCTCCCGAACCCATCCGCGCCGCTGCCCGGAATCTGAAGCACAATGGAGTGCATATCCTGGGCGTCGGCCTGGAAGGGACGCGAGCCGACGACACCTGCTGGATGTACTTTCCGGAGTTCTCCAATCCCTTTTACCGGGTCACGAACTTCCACAACTACTCGCCCAACAACACGGCCCGTCCCGGCGAACAACGCGCCCTGATGGCCGAGGTTTCCTTTTCCGGACACAAGCCCGTGGATAGTGCGGCCTTGTTGCCCGATGCCGTCTCAGGCTTGAAAGACGTGGAACTGATGCAGGCGGACGACGCCCGGCGCATCGTCTCCACCTGGGAACACGTCGCGGACTACGGCTACCCCATCCCCTGCCTGGAGCGAGATGCGTCCTTGAACGTGATCCAACCCTGGTTGGAATCCCTGGGCATCTTTTCGCGAGGTCGCTTCGGCGGCTGGAAATACGAGGTGGGCAACATGGACCACTCCGTGATGCAGGGCGTGGAATGGGCGGAACGGATGGTTCTCGGACATGCGGAGACAACCTACATCCTGCCTACATGA